Proteins co-encoded in one Quercus robur chromosome 8, dhQueRobu3.1, whole genome shotgun sequence genomic window:
- the LOC126697832 gene encoding adenine/guanine permease AZG1, with the protein MDESQTQTQVTQNQKPLTRLNTYVEKSWVGKRFKIAERNTSFTTELRAGTATFLTMAYILAVNASILTDSGGTCSVSDCIPLCSDQSIPVSSCTGSNLRVVQPDVSCKFDPVNPGYSACLERIRKDLIVATVASSLIGCVIMGAFANLPLALAPGMGTNAYFAYTVVGFHGSGSVSYKSALAAVFIEGLIFLAISAVGLRAKLAKLVPKPVRISSSAGIGLFLAFIGLQNNEGIGLIGYSSSTLITLGACPASSRASLAPVITAANGTVSLLPGGTVSGGIYCLRNTMESPTFWLGILGFVIIAYCLVKDVKGAMIYGIVFVTAVSWFRNTQVTEFPDTDAGNSAYEYFKKVVDVHAIKNTAGALSFSSIGKGYFWQALITFLYVDILDTTGTLYSMARFAGFVDRNGDFEGQYFAFMSDATSIVVGSLLGTSPVTAFIESSTGIREGGRTGLTALTVAGYFFLAFFFTPLLASIPAWAVGPPLILVGVLMMKSVVEIDWNDMRQAIPAFVTMILMPLTYSIAYGLIGGIGTYIVLHLWDWAEQLLVKLGIVRGRVVKAEVNGTRDHGREEDPSDVKALDV; encoded by the coding sequence ATGGATGAGTCTCAAACTCAGACTCAGGTGACTCAGAACCAGAAACCCCTGACACGCCTAAACACCTATGTGGAAAAAAGCTGGGTGGGCAAGCGGTTCAAGATAGCCGAAAGAAACACCAGTTTCACCACGGAGCTCCGAGCCGGAACAGCCACGTTTCTCACCATGGCTTACATCCTCGCAGTCAACGCCTCCATACTCACCGATTCCGGTGGCACTTGTTCGGTCTCCGACTGTATCCCACTCTGCTCTGACCAATCCATACCCGTATCCAGCTGTACCGGGTCGAACCTCCGGGTCGTCCAACCCGACGTGTCATGCAAATTCGACCCTGTTAATCCTGGTTACTCGGCCTGCCTCGAACGCATACGCAAGGACCTGATCGTTGCCACCGTGGCTTCTTCTCTAATCGGGTGTGTGATAATGGGTGCCTTTGCGAACCTTCCTTTAGCTTTGGCTCCGGGTATGGGTACCAACGCTTATTTCGCTTACACAGTCGTCGGATTTCACGGGTCGGGTAGTGTATCCTATAAAAGTGCTCTAGCCGCCGTGTTCATCGAAGGGTTAATCTTTTTAGCCATTTCGGCAGTTGGGTTACGTGCAAAACTCGCTAAACTCGTCCCGAAACCAGTCCGAATCAGCTCCTCCGCCGGTATCGGACTCTTCCTAGCATTTATCGGGTTGCAAAACAACGAAGGAATCGGACTTATCGGGTACAGTTCTTCAACCCTAATCACTCTCGGAGCTTGTCCAGCTTCCTCTCGCGCTTCACTAGCACCTGTCATAACTGCCGCTAACGGAACCGTTAGTTTGTTACCGGGCGGTACCGTATCGGGCGGTATTTACTGTCTCCGAAACACAATGGAAAGCCCGACATTTTGGCTCGGAATCCTTGGCTTCGTCATCATAGCTTATTGTTTGGTGAAAGACGTTAAGGGTGCGATGATTTACGGTATAGTTTTCGTAACGGCGGTTTCGTGGTTCCGAAACACACAGGTGACCGAGTTTCCCGATACGGACGCCGGTAACTCGGCGTACGAGTATTTCAAAAAGGTAGTTGACGTGCATGCGATAAAAAACACAGCTGGAGCTCTGAGTTTTTCGAGTATAGGAAAAGGGTATTTTTGGCAAGCCCTGATTACGTTTTTATACGTGGACATCCTCGACACGACCGGTACGTTGTATTCGATGGCCCGATTCGCCGGATTTGTGGACCGAAACGGAGATTTCGAGGGACAATATTTCGCTTTCATGTCGGATGCCACGTCAATAGTTGTGGGTTCGTTATTAGGGACGTCACCAGTGACGGCGTTTATTGAATCGTCAACCGGGATAAGGGAAGGCGGGCGGACGGGATTAACGGCGCTGACGGTGGCGGGGTATTTCTTCTTGGCGTTTTTCTTCACGCCGTTACTTGCGTCAATTCCAGCCTGGGCGGTAGGTCCGCCGTTGATATTGGTGGGAGTTTTGATGATGAAATCAGTGGTGGAGATTGATTGGAACGATATGAGGCAAGCGATCCCAGCGTTTGTGACTATGATTTTGATGCCTCTGACTTATTCAATAGCGTATGGGCTTATTGGTGGGATTGGTACCTACATTGTGTTGCACCTGTGGGATTGGGCTGAGCAGCTTTTGGTGAAGCTTGGAATAGTGAGAGGTCGTGTTGTAAAGGCTGAAGTCAATGGGACACGTGATCATGGTAGAGAAGAAGACCCTAGTGATGTAAAGGCACTTGATGTTTAA